The following proteins are co-located in the Pomacea canaliculata isolate SZHN2017 linkage group LG8, ASM307304v1, whole genome shotgun sequence genome:
- the LOC112570367 gene encoding spermatogenesis-defective protein 39 homolog isoform X1 — translation MRDSDDADDIWENVKPTTKKNVFDEDVSVEALKKGIKNFNDEDDAEIIGIEGNFVHYENKGVDYTCAPDLSSLATPVLAPASLRLTPAVPEPKYSFGSASKAANHVRSQSFTFAAPKSTSEAFPKVSMVPEKNTSSSSLSMSIEEVVNSGKKGPQDVEKMQQTIQILKKQLLTARRERWIKLPVEATLRRIMKGEAYSLEAYRALEDKLALLDQATALQDGNAITAAVLHLRHTVKKSIFSIELAKRPVAANHYLSYLRAHYEHAELVDTLVSLRRTEEASIVKYKVICNSGDVRNKVSMLKTCLRTHFEADSSMAGDAALVREHVDLLERQLPIEDSDARLEAEGRTKVFRDFPRRHSLLDMPLTTTLFYSCLYHHHELENSLSSPLSLKKRHEIPERQYIWTALSARAKAHAWADIENLLTAKSWFGGKKMKAPIGFDKVVEILNKFNAPTDILTKYLELVEDLDIRLSLSKKISNHKVTVETLVKLKDRAGVEDFAHKHGGTIEADYARRMLKDEAVRWK, via the exons ATGAGG GATTcagatgatgctgatgatattTGGGAAAATGTAAAACCAACCACAAAGAAGAATGTCTTTGATGAGGAT GTGTCTGTTGAGGCATTAAAGAAAGGTATCAAAAACTTTAATGATGAAGACGATGCAGAAATCATTGGCATTGAAGGGAACTTTGTGCATTATG AGAACAAGGGAGTGGACTATACTTGTGCTCCAGATTTATCTTCCCTTGCTACTCCAGTTCTTGCCCCTGCTTCCTTACGTCTTACCCCTGCTGTACCAGAACCCAAGTACTCCTTTGGAAGTGCCTCTAAGGCTGCCAATCATGTTCGTTCTCAGAGTTTTACTTTCG CAGCACCAAAATCAACATCTGAAGCCTTTCCAAAAGTCAGTATGGTGCCTGAAAAAAATACCAGTTCAAGCAGCCTTAGCATGAGCATAGAAGAAG TGGTCAACAGTGGGAAGAAAGGGCCACAAGATGTTGAGAAAATGCAGCAGACTATTCAGATTCTCAAAAAACAGCTGCTG acAGCAAGGCGTGAGAGGTGGATAAAGTTGCCAGTTGAAGCCACACTTCGCAGGATTATGAAAGGAGAG GCATACTCTCTTGAAGCATATCGTGCGCTTGAAGACAAACTTGCTCTCCTAGACCAAGCAACAGCTCTGCAAGATGGCAATGCAATTACAGCT GCTGTGCTGCATTTGCGCCACACAGTGAAGAAATCTATTTTCTCTATAGAACTAGCGAAACGGCCTGTGGCAGCTAATCATTATCTCAGTTATCTTCGGGCTCACTATGAACATGCTGAACTTGTTGATACATTGGT atctCTGAGAAGGACAGAGGAGGCATCA ATTGTAAAGTACAAAGTAATATGCAACTCTGGAGATGTCAGAAACAAGGTATCCATGCTGAAAACATGTCTCAG AACTCACTTTGAAGCAGACTCTTCAATGGCAGGGGATGCAGCTTTAGTTAGGGAACATGTGGACCTGCTGGAGCGCCAGCTACCAATTGAA GATTCTGATGCCAGGCTGGAAGCAGAGGGTAGAACAAAAGTCTTCAGGGATTTTCCTCGGCGTCATTCATTGCTAGACATGCCTCTGACCACCACTCTTTTCTACTCATgcctttatcatcatcatgagctCGAG AATAGCTTATCCAGCCCTCTTTCTCTTAAGAAGAGACATGAG ATACCAGAGCGACAGTATATTTGGACTGCACTGAGTGCACGTGCCAAAGCCCATGCTTGGGCAGACATTGAAAATTTATTAACAGCAAAG AGTTGGTTTGGTGGAAAGAAGATGAAGGCGCCAATAGGCTTTGATAAAGTGGTGGAAATCTTGAACAAGTTCAATGCTCCCACTGAT ATCCTGACCAAATATCTGGAGCTGGTGGAAGATCTTGACATAAGACTATCTCTAAGCAAGAAAATTAGTAACCACAAAGTCACTGTTGAG ACTCTTGTGAAGCTAAAAGATCGAGCAGGTGTGGAGGACTTTGCCCACAAGCATGGTGGTACCATTGAAGCAGATTATGCTCGTCGAATGCTGAAGGATGAA GCAGTACGGTGGAAATGA
- the LOC112570369 gene encoding monoacylglycerol lipase ABHD12-like isoform X1, translating into MLWQRKKLTRKMLHIIIGILFLVYVIIPLMVLIFPSIVAFMVYANAFSSFNLRKPSEAGLRAAKQIDLRVDSGDTLGVWHILPESAADKPVIEDQFSSYLADGLPIFIYLHGKGGTRAQKTRVATYVVIQGQNCHIITFDYRGYADSTGEASEKNMVEDSVAVFYWVKAHSGSSPIFLWGHSLGSGIAVQVARCLSPYEESLAGVVLESSFNNLHEVLDHYRLTAPYRPFPLLMKIFHHALKRNDIQFSSDQQFRDMSNNTVFCSIIHVECPILMLHAEDDEIIPLSLARKLYSIAAETRSVNGSKVLLHEFPAKGYGHNFLHHAPDFGGVVRQFISEYDEVDEAGQT; encoded by the exons ATGCTTTGGCAAAGAAAGAAGTTGACACG AAAGATGCTGCATATCATAATTGGGATATTATTCTTGGTTTATGTCATCATTCCACTTATGGTACTGATATTTCCTAGCATTGTTGCCTTCATGGTCTATGCAAATGCCT TCTCATCATTCAACTTGAGGAAACCTAGTGAGGCAGGACTGAGAGCAGCTAAACAAATAGATCTCAGAGTGGACTCTGGGGACACTCTTGGAGTCTG gcATATTCTACCAGAGTCTGCAGCAGATAAGCCTGTTATAGAAGATCAGTTCAGCTCTTATCTGGCTGATGGCCTTCCAATTTTTATCTATCTCCATGGCAAAGGTGGCACAAG AGCCCAAAAGACACGAGTGGCAACGTATGTAGTCATTCAGGGACAGAACTGTCATATCATAACTTTTGACTATAGAG GTTATGCAGACTCAACAGGAGAAGCTAGTGAAAAGAACATGGTTGAAGACTCAGTTGCTGTGTTTTACTGGGTTAAAGCGCACAGTGGATCATCCCCTATTTTTCTTTGGGGCCACTCGCTGGGCAGTGG AATTGCTGTTCAAGTTGCAAGATGTCTTTCACCTTATG AAGAGTCGCTAGCAGGAGTTGTTCTTGAAAGCAGCTTCAATAATCTTCATGAAGTGCTGGATCATTACCGCCTTACAGCA ccATACCGCCCATTTCCTTTACTAATGAAAATTTTTCACCATGCCCTGAAGCGAAACGATATCCAGTTCAGTTCTGACCAACA GTTTAGAGACATGAGTAACAACACAGTGTTTTGCAGTATCATTCATGTGGAATGTCCAATTCTAATGTTACATGCTGAAGATGATGAGATTATCCCACTTAGTCTTGCACGAAAG TTATATAGCATAGCTGCTGAAACAAGATCTGTAAATGGGTCCAAGGTACTGCTTCATGAGTTTCCTGCTAAAGGATATGGCCACAACTTCCTTCACCATGCACCAGACTTCGGAGGTGTGGTCAG
- the LOC112570369 gene encoding monoacylglycerol lipase ABHD12-like isoform X2, with translation MLWQRKKLTRKMLHIIIGILFLVYVIIPLMVLIFPSIVAFMVYANAFSSFNLRKPSEAGLRAAKQIDLRVDSGDTLGVWHILPESAADKPVIEDQFSSYLADGLPIFIYLHGKGGTRAQKTRVATYVVIQGQNCHIITFDYRGYADSTGEASEKNMVEDSVAVFYWVKAHSGSSPIFLWGHSLGSGIAVQVARCLSPYEESLAGVVLESSFNNLHEVLDHYRLTAPYRPFPLLMKIFHHALKRNDIQFSSDQHIIHVECPILMLHAEDDEIIPLSLARKLYSIAAETRSVNGSKVLLHEFPAKGYGHNFLHHAPDFGGVVRQFISEYDEVDEAGQT, from the exons ATGCTTTGGCAAAGAAAGAAGTTGACACG AAAGATGCTGCATATCATAATTGGGATATTATTCTTGGTTTATGTCATCATTCCACTTATGGTACTGATATTTCCTAGCATTGTTGCCTTCATGGTCTATGCAAATGCCT TCTCATCATTCAACTTGAGGAAACCTAGTGAGGCAGGACTGAGAGCAGCTAAACAAATAGATCTCAGAGTGGACTCTGGGGACACTCTTGGAGTCTG gcATATTCTACCAGAGTCTGCAGCAGATAAGCCTGTTATAGAAGATCAGTTCAGCTCTTATCTGGCTGATGGCCTTCCAATTTTTATCTATCTCCATGGCAAAGGTGGCACAAG AGCCCAAAAGACACGAGTGGCAACGTATGTAGTCATTCAGGGACAGAACTGTCATATCATAACTTTTGACTATAGAG GTTATGCAGACTCAACAGGAGAAGCTAGTGAAAAGAACATGGTTGAAGACTCAGTTGCTGTGTTTTACTGGGTTAAAGCGCACAGTGGATCATCCCCTATTTTTCTTTGGGGCCACTCGCTGGGCAGTGG AATTGCTGTTCAAGTTGCAAGATGTCTTTCACCTTATG AAGAGTCGCTAGCAGGAGTTGTTCTTGAAAGCAGCTTCAATAATCTTCATGAAGTGCTGGATCATTACCGCCTTACAGCA ccATACCGCCCATTTCCTTTACTAATGAAAATTTTTCACCATGCCCTGAAGCGAAACGATATCCAGTTCAGTTCTGACCAACA TATCATTCATGTGGAATGTCCAATTCTAATGTTACATGCTGAAGATGATGAGATTATCCCACTTAGTCTTGCACGAAAG TTATATAGCATAGCTGCTGAAACAAGATCTGTAAATGGGTCCAAGGTACTGCTTCATGAGTTTCCTGCTAAAGGATATGGCCACAACTTCCTTCACCATGCACCAGACTTCGGAGGTGTGGTCAG
- the LOC112570367 gene encoding spermatogenesis-defective protein 39 homolog isoform X3, which produces MRDSDDADDIWENVKPTTKKNVFDEDVSVEALKKGIKNFNDEDDAEIIGIEGNFVHYVLAPASLRLTPAVPEPKYSFGSASKAANHVRSQSFTFAAPKSTSEAFPKVSMVPEKNTSSSSLSMSIEEVVNSGKKGPQDVEKMQQTIQILKKQLLTARRERWIKLPVEATLRRIMKGEAYSLEAYRALEDKLALLDQATALQDGNAITAAVLHLRHTVKKSIFSIELAKRPVAANHYLSYLRAHYEHAELVDTLVSLRRTEEASIVKYKVICNSGDVRNKVSMLKTCLRTHFEADSSMAGDAALVREHVDLLERQLPIEDSDARLEAEGRTKVFRDFPRRHSLLDMPLTTTLFYSCLYHHHELENSLSSPLSLKKRHEIPERQYIWTALSARAKAHAWADIENLLTAKSWFGGKKMKAPIGFDKVVEILNKFNAPTDILTKYLELVEDLDIRLSLSKKISNHKVTVETLVKLKDRAGVEDFAHKHGGTIEADYARRMLKDEAVRWK; this is translated from the exons ATGAGG GATTcagatgatgctgatgatattTGGGAAAATGTAAAACCAACCACAAAGAAGAATGTCTTTGATGAGGAT GTGTCTGTTGAGGCATTAAAGAAAGGTATCAAAAACTTTAATGATGAAGACGATGCAGAAATCATTGGCATTGAAGGGAACTTTGTGCATTATG TTCTTGCCCCTGCTTCCTTACGTCTTACCCCTGCTGTACCAGAACCCAAGTACTCCTTTGGAAGTGCCTCTAAGGCTGCCAATCATGTTCGTTCTCAGAGTTTTACTTTCG CAGCACCAAAATCAACATCTGAAGCCTTTCCAAAAGTCAGTATGGTGCCTGAAAAAAATACCAGTTCAAGCAGCCTTAGCATGAGCATAGAAGAAG TGGTCAACAGTGGGAAGAAAGGGCCACAAGATGTTGAGAAAATGCAGCAGACTATTCAGATTCTCAAAAAACAGCTGCTG acAGCAAGGCGTGAGAGGTGGATAAAGTTGCCAGTTGAAGCCACACTTCGCAGGATTATGAAAGGAGAG GCATACTCTCTTGAAGCATATCGTGCGCTTGAAGACAAACTTGCTCTCCTAGACCAAGCAACAGCTCTGCAAGATGGCAATGCAATTACAGCT GCTGTGCTGCATTTGCGCCACACAGTGAAGAAATCTATTTTCTCTATAGAACTAGCGAAACGGCCTGTGGCAGCTAATCATTATCTCAGTTATCTTCGGGCTCACTATGAACATGCTGAACTTGTTGATACATTGGT atctCTGAGAAGGACAGAGGAGGCATCA ATTGTAAAGTACAAAGTAATATGCAACTCTGGAGATGTCAGAAACAAGGTATCCATGCTGAAAACATGTCTCAG AACTCACTTTGAAGCAGACTCTTCAATGGCAGGGGATGCAGCTTTAGTTAGGGAACATGTGGACCTGCTGGAGCGCCAGCTACCAATTGAA GATTCTGATGCCAGGCTGGAAGCAGAGGGTAGAACAAAAGTCTTCAGGGATTTTCCTCGGCGTCATTCATTGCTAGACATGCCTCTGACCACCACTCTTTTCTACTCATgcctttatcatcatcatgagctCGAG AATAGCTTATCCAGCCCTCTTTCTCTTAAGAAGAGACATGAG ATACCAGAGCGACAGTATATTTGGACTGCACTGAGTGCACGTGCCAAAGCCCATGCTTGGGCAGACATTGAAAATTTATTAACAGCAAAG AGTTGGTTTGGTGGAAAGAAGATGAAGGCGCCAATAGGCTTTGATAAAGTGGTGGAAATCTTGAACAAGTTCAATGCTCCCACTGAT ATCCTGACCAAATATCTGGAGCTGGTGGAAGATCTTGACATAAGACTATCTCTAAGCAAGAAAATTAGTAACCACAAAGTCACTGTTGAG ACTCTTGTGAAGCTAAAAGATCGAGCAGGTGTGGAGGACTTTGCCCACAAGCATGGTGGTACCATTGAAGCAGATTATGCTCGTCGAATGCTGAAGGATGAA GCAGTACGGTGGAAATGA
- the LOC112570367 gene encoding spermatogenesis-defective protein 39 homolog isoform X2, protein MRDSDDADDIWENVKPTTKKNVFDEDVSVEALKKGIKNFNDEDDAEIIGIEGNFVHYDLSSLATPVLAPASLRLTPAVPEPKYSFGSASKAANHVRSQSFTFAAPKSTSEAFPKVSMVPEKNTSSSSLSMSIEEVVNSGKKGPQDVEKMQQTIQILKKQLLTARRERWIKLPVEATLRRIMKGEAYSLEAYRALEDKLALLDQATALQDGNAITAAVLHLRHTVKKSIFSIELAKRPVAANHYLSYLRAHYEHAELVDTLVSLRRTEEASIVKYKVICNSGDVRNKVSMLKTCLRTHFEADSSMAGDAALVREHVDLLERQLPIEDSDARLEAEGRTKVFRDFPRRHSLLDMPLTTTLFYSCLYHHHELENSLSSPLSLKKRHEIPERQYIWTALSARAKAHAWADIENLLTAKSWFGGKKMKAPIGFDKVVEILNKFNAPTDILTKYLELVEDLDIRLSLSKKISNHKVTVETLVKLKDRAGVEDFAHKHGGTIEADYARRMLKDEAVRWK, encoded by the exons ATGAGG GATTcagatgatgctgatgatattTGGGAAAATGTAAAACCAACCACAAAGAAGAATGTCTTTGATGAGGAT GTGTCTGTTGAGGCATTAAAGAAAGGTATCAAAAACTTTAATGATGAAGACGATGCAGAAATCATTGGCATTGAAGGGAACTTTGTGCATTATG ATTTATCTTCCCTTGCTACTCCAGTTCTTGCCCCTGCTTCCTTACGTCTTACCCCTGCTGTACCAGAACCCAAGTACTCCTTTGGAAGTGCCTCTAAGGCTGCCAATCATGTTCGTTCTCAGAGTTTTACTTTCG CAGCACCAAAATCAACATCTGAAGCCTTTCCAAAAGTCAGTATGGTGCCTGAAAAAAATACCAGTTCAAGCAGCCTTAGCATGAGCATAGAAGAAG TGGTCAACAGTGGGAAGAAAGGGCCACAAGATGTTGAGAAAATGCAGCAGACTATTCAGATTCTCAAAAAACAGCTGCTG acAGCAAGGCGTGAGAGGTGGATAAAGTTGCCAGTTGAAGCCACACTTCGCAGGATTATGAAAGGAGAG GCATACTCTCTTGAAGCATATCGTGCGCTTGAAGACAAACTTGCTCTCCTAGACCAAGCAACAGCTCTGCAAGATGGCAATGCAATTACAGCT GCTGTGCTGCATTTGCGCCACACAGTGAAGAAATCTATTTTCTCTATAGAACTAGCGAAACGGCCTGTGGCAGCTAATCATTATCTCAGTTATCTTCGGGCTCACTATGAACATGCTGAACTTGTTGATACATTGGT atctCTGAGAAGGACAGAGGAGGCATCA ATTGTAAAGTACAAAGTAATATGCAACTCTGGAGATGTCAGAAACAAGGTATCCATGCTGAAAACATGTCTCAG AACTCACTTTGAAGCAGACTCTTCAATGGCAGGGGATGCAGCTTTAGTTAGGGAACATGTGGACCTGCTGGAGCGCCAGCTACCAATTGAA GATTCTGATGCCAGGCTGGAAGCAGAGGGTAGAACAAAAGTCTTCAGGGATTTTCCTCGGCGTCATTCATTGCTAGACATGCCTCTGACCACCACTCTTTTCTACTCATgcctttatcatcatcatgagctCGAG AATAGCTTATCCAGCCCTCTTTCTCTTAAGAAGAGACATGAG ATACCAGAGCGACAGTATATTTGGACTGCACTGAGTGCACGTGCCAAAGCCCATGCTTGGGCAGACATTGAAAATTTATTAACAGCAAAG AGTTGGTTTGGTGGAAAGAAGATGAAGGCGCCAATAGGCTTTGATAAAGTGGTGGAAATCTTGAACAAGTTCAATGCTCCCACTGAT ATCCTGACCAAATATCTGGAGCTGGTGGAAGATCTTGACATAAGACTATCTCTAAGCAAGAAAATTAGTAACCACAAAGTCACTGTTGAG ACTCTTGTGAAGCTAAAAGATCGAGCAGGTGTGGAGGACTTTGCCCACAAGCATGGTGGTACCATTGAAGCAGATTATGCTCGTCGAATGCTGAAGGATGAA GCAGTACGGTGGAAATGA
- the LOC112570367 gene encoding spermatogenesis-defective protein 39 homolog isoform X4, producing the protein MRDSDDADDIWENVKPTTKKNVFDEDVSVEALKKGIKNFNDEDDAEIIGIEGNFVHYAAPKSTSEAFPKVSMVPEKNTSSSSLSMSIEEVVNSGKKGPQDVEKMQQTIQILKKQLLTARRERWIKLPVEATLRRIMKGEAYSLEAYRALEDKLALLDQATALQDGNAITAAVLHLRHTVKKSIFSIELAKRPVAANHYLSYLRAHYEHAELVDTLVSLRRTEEASIVKYKVICNSGDVRNKVSMLKTCLRTHFEADSSMAGDAALVREHVDLLERQLPIEDSDARLEAEGRTKVFRDFPRRHSLLDMPLTTTLFYSCLYHHHELENSLSSPLSLKKRHEIPERQYIWTALSARAKAHAWADIENLLTAKSWFGGKKMKAPIGFDKVVEILNKFNAPTDILTKYLELVEDLDIRLSLSKKISNHKVTVETLVKLKDRAGVEDFAHKHGGTIEADYARRMLKDEAVRWK; encoded by the exons ATGAGG GATTcagatgatgctgatgatattTGGGAAAATGTAAAACCAACCACAAAGAAGAATGTCTTTGATGAGGAT GTGTCTGTTGAGGCATTAAAGAAAGGTATCAAAAACTTTAATGATGAAGACGATGCAGAAATCATTGGCATTGAAGGGAACTTTGTGCATTATG CAGCACCAAAATCAACATCTGAAGCCTTTCCAAAAGTCAGTATGGTGCCTGAAAAAAATACCAGTTCAAGCAGCCTTAGCATGAGCATAGAAGAAG TGGTCAACAGTGGGAAGAAAGGGCCACAAGATGTTGAGAAAATGCAGCAGACTATTCAGATTCTCAAAAAACAGCTGCTG acAGCAAGGCGTGAGAGGTGGATAAAGTTGCCAGTTGAAGCCACACTTCGCAGGATTATGAAAGGAGAG GCATACTCTCTTGAAGCATATCGTGCGCTTGAAGACAAACTTGCTCTCCTAGACCAAGCAACAGCTCTGCAAGATGGCAATGCAATTACAGCT GCTGTGCTGCATTTGCGCCACACAGTGAAGAAATCTATTTTCTCTATAGAACTAGCGAAACGGCCTGTGGCAGCTAATCATTATCTCAGTTATCTTCGGGCTCACTATGAACATGCTGAACTTGTTGATACATTGGT atctCTGAGAAGGACAGAGGAGGCATCA ATTGTAAAGTACAAAGTAATATGCAACTCTGGAGATGTCAGAAACAAGGTATCCATGCTGAAAACATGTCTCAG AACTCACTTTGAAGCAGACTCTTCAATGGCAGGGGATGCAGCTTTAGTTAGGGAACATGTGGACCTGCTGGAGCGCCAGCTACCAATTGAA GATTCTGATGCCAGGCTGGAAGCAGAGGGTAGAACAAAAGTCTTCAGGGATTTTCCTCGGCGTCATTCATTGCTAGACATGCCTCTGACCACCACTCTTTTCTACTCATgcctttatcatcatcatgagctCGAG AATAGCTTATCCAGCCCTCTTTCTCTTAAGAAGAGACATGAG ATACCAGAGCGACAGTATATTTGGACTGCACTGAGTGCACGTGCCAAAGCCCATGCTTGGGCAGACATTGAAAATTTATTAACAGCAAAG AGTTGGTTTGGTGGAAAGAAGATGAAGGCGCCAATAGGCTTTGATAAAGTGGTGGAAATCTTGAACAAGTTCAATGCTCCCACTGAT ATCCTGACCAAATATCTGGAGCTGGTGGAAGATCTTGACATAAGACTATCTCTAAGCAAGAAAATTAGTAACCACAAAGTCACTGTTGAG ACTCTTGTGAAGCTAAAAGATCGAGCAGGTGTGGAGGACTTTGCCCACAAGCATGGTGGTACCATTGAAGCAGATTATGCTCGTCGAATGCTGAAGGATGAA GCAGTACGGTGGAAATGA